A part of Paenibacillus antri genomic DNA contains:
- a CDS encoding AraC family transcriptional regulator, with product MNVLRGAAFFPDASFPFFIQKYTIRRGEVVPTHTHDFLEFVYVAHGGATHDIANQRYLLSTGDVFVLEPETYHSYTGSDAEDTIVYNVLFKKEFLQREFDDLLRMPAIVNSFYLAPFLRKSASFIPHVSLLPGQRTAIETHLSKMSEEFESQASGYRLILKSRWIECLVLLNRFYEENGSADESSLGKDEWMRSIVHFVREHYRQPLTLAQLSATCGMSVSSFTAKFKKATGMSFLDYKHSLQIRHACDMLRTSDTKIVYVAYSAGFQDVSFFNRVFRKHTGMSPRHYRRLHGSQVE from the coding sequence GTGAACGTTTTGAGAGGGGCGGCCTTTTTCCCGGACGCTTCGTTCCCCTTTTTCATCCAGAAATATACGATACGCCGGGGCGAAGTCGTCCCGACGCATACGCATGATTTTTTGGAATTCGTCTACGTGGCCCATGGCGGCGCGACGCACGACATCGCCAATCAACGCTACTTGCTGTCTACGGGCGACGTGTTCGTGCTCGAACCGGAAACGTATCACAGCTACACCGGCTCGGATGCCGAGGATACGATCGTCTATAACGTGTTATTCAAGAAAGAGTTCCTTCAGCGGGAATTCGACGACCTCTTGCGCATGCCTGCGATCGTGAACTCCTTCTACTTGGCTCCGTTCCTGCGGAAGAGCGCGTCCTTCATTCCTCACGTCTCGCTGCTGCCCGGTCAACGCACGGCGATCGAGACGCATCTGTCCAAGATGAGCGAGGAGTTCGAGTCGCAGGCGAGCGGCTATCGTCTCATCCTGAAGTCGAGATGGATCGAGTGTCTCGTCTTGTTAAACCGGTTCTACGAGGAAAACGGGAGCGCCGACGAGTCGTCCCTCGGCAAAGACGAATGGATGCGGTCGATCGTACATTTCGTGCGGGAGCACTATCGTCAGCCGTTAACGCTGGCCCAGCTGAGCGCGACGTGCGGCATGAGCGTGTCGTCGTTCACCGCGAAGTTCAAGAAGGCGACGGGGATGAGCTTCCTCGACTATAAGCATTCCTTGCAAATTCGCCATGCGTGCGACATGCTGCGAACGTCCGATACGAAGATCGTCTACGTGGCGTACAGCGCCGGATTTCAAGACGTCAGCTTCTTCAATCGCGTCTTCCGCAAGCATACCGGCATGTCGCCGAGGCATTACCGCCGGCTTCACGGTTCGCAAGTCGAATAG
- a CDS encoding sensor histidine kinase, with protein MRATKPFGPSPQHSIFYKIVLTFLCLLLPLCGLNLFMNDSGAGIVRSEIVHSMDGKVELYVDLIESDFDRVIRLVQTYVNDDDLLMLSSAASVMSDVERTKAILSLKRKIDLVKASSRFVENASAFIPMLDRTVTSNDNSIATFDEARFEALSATTNRYDAPFLRYDDNLYISVPYPDPALSGGRPPQFLLTVEVSERELRETLKRFANNGEKAVLSSNRFDWAVRSDEGFGAAVPADSDQASGDSVRLDGERYLVVSQSSDRLDTTLTIFAPERRIFGPLTKYRTWLLLMSIFSVVVILFFALSLHRIIERPLRTLVRSLSQVEKGNLQVAVAYERKDEFGFLFTRFNAMVRQLNVLVHEVYEQKYLVRLAELRQLQSQINPHFLYNSFFILHRMATLRDNDNIARFTKYLGDYFRYITRDGASNVPLSEEVNNARTYTDIQAFRFGRRIAATFGDPPKEWEGFRVPRLILQPLIENAYAHGLENKTKDGRLLVEFRAAEETLLVVVEDNGEHLTEETLQQLRQRLTAPESAAESTGLLNVHRRLQIMFGRENGLTLSRGAEGGLRVELRIPRGREGEDAFVSSVDRR; from the coding sequence ATGAGGGCAACGAAGCCGTTCGGTCCATCGCCGCAGCACTCTATTTTTTACAAGATCGTGTTGACGTTCCTCTGCTTGCTCCTCCCGTTATGCGGATTGAACTTATTCATGAACGATTCCGGAGCCGGCATCGTCCGATCCGAAATCGTCCATTCGATGGACGGCAAGGTAGAGCTGTACGTCGACTTGATCGAATCCGACTTCGACCGAGTCATACGGCTTGTCCAGACGTACGTCAACGACGACGATCTGCTCATGCTCAGCTCCGCCGCGTCCGTCATGTCGGACGTGGAACGAACGAAGGCGATCTTATCGCTGAAGCGGAAGATCGATCTCGTCAAGGCGTCCAGTCGTTTCGTGGAAAATGCAAGCGCCTTCATCCCGATGCTGGACCGCACGGTCACCTCGAACGACAACTCGATCGCTACCTTCGACGAAGCGCGGTTCGAAGCGTTGTCCGCGACGACGAACCGGTACGACGCTCCGTTCCTGCGCTATGACGATAACTTGTACATCAGCGTTCCGTATCCGGACCCCGCGTTGTCCGGGGGACGTCCGCCGCAGTTTTTGCTGACGGTGGAAGTGTCCGAACGGGAGCTGCGAGAGACGTTGAAGCGTTTCGCGAACAACGGGGAGAAGGCGGTATTATCTTCGAACCGGTTCGATTGGGCCGTCCGAAGCGACGAAGGGTTCGGCGCCGCCGTTCCGGCCGATTCGGACCAAGCGTCCGGCGACTCCGTCCGGCTGGACGGAGAACGTTATCTCGTCGTGTCGCAATCGTCGGATCGGCTCGATACGACGCTGACGATTTTCGCGCCGGAACGCCGGATCTTCGGTCCCTTAACGAAATACCGGACTTGGCTGCTGCTCATGTCGATCTTCTCCGTCGTCGTCATCTTGTTCTTCGCGCTCAGTCTGCATCGGATTATCGAACGGCCGCTGCGGACGCTGGTGCGTTCTTTAAGTCAGGTGGAGAAAGGCAACTTGCAGGTGGCCGTCGCGTACGAGCGCAAGGACGAGTTCGGCTTCTTGTTTACCCGGTTCAACGCGATGGTTCGTCAGCTGAACGTGCTCGTCCATGAAGTGTACGAGCAGAAGTATCTCGTCCGACTCGCGGAGCTTCGCCAGCTGCAGTCCCAGATCAACCCGCATTTCCTGTATAACAGCTTCTTTATCCTTCACCGGATGGCCACGCTGCGCGACAACGACAACATCGCCCGGTTCACGAAGTACCTGGGCGACTACTTCCGTTATATTACGAGAGACGGCGCTTCGAACGTTCCGCTCTCCGAGGAAGTAAACAATGCGCGCACGTACACCGATATTCAGGCGTTCCGATTCGGACGCCGCATTGCGGCGACGTTCGGCGATCCGCCGAAGGAATGGGAGGGCTTTCGCGTTCCGCGGTTAATTCTGCAGCCGTTGATCGAGAACGCTTACGCGCACGGGTTGGAGAACAAGACGAAGGATGGGCGGCTCCTCGTCGAATTTCGCGCGGCGGAGGAGACGCTGCTCGTCGTCGTCGAGGACAACGGCGAGCACTTGACCGAAGAGACGCTGCAGCAGCTAAGGCAACGGCTGACGGCGCCGGAGTCGGCGGCCGAGAGCACCGGTCTCCTGAACGTGCACCGGCGCTTGCAGATCATGTTTGGAAGGGAGAACGGCTTGACCTTGTCGCGGGGCGCCGAAGGCGGCCTCCGCGTAGAGCTCCGCATACCGAGAGGCAGAGAAGGGGAGGATGCGTTTGTATCGTCTGTTGATCGTCGATGA
- a CDS encoding response regulator transcription factor encodes MYRLLIVDDEPYTVDGLYEFLQEADLPEIEMYKAYSAEEALQRLDRAKFDLVISDIRMPGMNGLQLQKKIKARWPACRVIFLTGINDADYVREALREGSADYLLKTEGDEPILAAIRKAIGELERELMNERVLTMAEARLREALPALRNDWFRRLLQYGIEENGLSQTKLDELECPLQAKLPVLLIVGRVDRWPTVLSATDRSLLMYAIENVVQEHFEPIASQWIAVDESYFTLLAQPRTRVESEEGGLDGPDDSPRWERAVRFAQGALDTVQTACARLLKLSVSVVCGREPIDWVDLTERSSSMRNALVVGVGDGNSMMLLNGGSAGERATRERDEAAAARRKERFGNALENGDSIAAREALEDWFQGAETYPLYVEAYYAAANRLLRLANRWGVSERPGAGFRLEELMNIRAHPSREEAILFLQETADRLIRDKRATQQDRAHCIVDKVNRIIRERMQEDVSLTALADAVYLNPTYLSMLYKQVTGANISEIIVQLRLERAKELLADSRYKIHEVAAAIGFDNAGYFARFFRKHAGVGPQEYRNQSSV; translated from the coding sequence TTGTATCGTCTGTTGATCGTCGATGACGAACCGTATACGGTCGACGGCTTGTACGAATTCTTGCAGGAAGCGGACTTGCCCGAAATCGAAATGTACAAGGCTTATTCGGCGGAAGAAGCGCTGCAGAGGCTCGATCGAGCGAAGTTCGATCTCGTAATCAGCGACATCCGAATGCCGGGCATGAACGGGCTGCAGCTGCAGAAGAAGATTAAGGCCAGGTGGCCGGCATGCAGAGTGATCTTCCTTACGGGCATCAACGACGCCGACTACGTGCGCGAAGCGCTGCGCGAGGGCAGCGCCGATTATTTGTTGAAGACGGAAGGGGACGAGCCGATTCTCGCCGCGATTCGGAAGGCGATCGGCGAACTGGAGCGGGAGCTGATGAACGAGCGGGTGCTGACCATGGCGGAAGCTCGGCTCCGCGAGGCGCTTCCGGCGCTGCGCAACGACTGGTTCCGGCGGCTGCTGCAGTATGGCATCGAGGAGAACGGATTATCTCAGACGAAGCTGGACGAGCTGGAATGTCCGCTCCAGGCGAAGTTACCTGTCCTGCTCATCGTCGGACGCGTCGACCGGTGGCCTACCGTCCTGTCGGCGACGGATCGGTCGCTCTTGATGTACGCGATCGAGAACGTCGTCCAGGAGCACTTCGAACCGATCGCGTCGCAGTGGATCGCCGTCGACGAAAGTTATTTCACGCTGCTGGCGCAGCCCCGGACGCGCGTGGAGTCGGAAGAGGGGGGCCTGGACGGTCCGGACGATTCGCCCCGGTGGGAACGAGCGGTTCGATTCGCGCAGGGCGCGTTGGACACGGTGCAAACCGCCTGCGCACGGCTGCTCAAGCTGTCGGTTTCCGTTGTCTGCGGAAGGGAGCCGATCGATTGGGTGGACCTGACGGAGAGAAGCTCGTCGATGCGCAACGCGTTGGTCGTCGGCGTCGGGGACGGCAACAGCATGATGCTCCTGAACGGCGGCAGCGCGGGCGAGCGCGCGACGCGCGAACGAGACGAGGCGGCGGCCGCCCGTCGGAAGGAACGATTCGGGAACGCGCTGGAAAACGGAGATTCGATCGCGGCGCGCGAGGCGTTGGAGGACTGGTTCCAAGGCGCGGAGACGTATCCCTTGTACGTGGAGGCGTATTATGCGGCGGCGAATCGGCTGCTGCGCCTCGCGAACCGGTGGGGCGTCTCGGAAAGGCCGGGGGCGGGGTTTCGGCTGGAAGAGCTGATGAACATCCGGGCGCATCCCTCCCGCGAGGAGGCGATCCTCTTCCTGCAGGAGACGGCCGACCGGCTCATCCGCGACAAGCGCGCGACGCAGCAGGACCGCGCGCACTGCATCGTCGACAAAGTCAATCGCATCATTCGGGAGCGCATGCAGGAGGACGTCTCGTTGACGGCGCTCGCCGACGCGGTTTATTTGAATCCGACGTATTTGTCGATGCTGTACAAGCAAGTGACGGGAGCGAACATCTCGGAAATTATCGTTCAGCTGCGGTTGGAGCGGGCGAAGGAGCTGCTGGCGGATTCCCGCTACAAGATTCATGAGGTGGCCGCCGCGATCGGCTTCGACAACGCCGGATATTTCGCCCGTTTCTTCCGCAAGCACGCGGGCGTCGGACCGCAGGAATATCGAAATCAGTCGAGCGTATAA
- a CDS encoding extracellular solute-binding protein, with the protein MKRKKGKYGLSVALIAILLFVSACSGGGGAGEPEGAEGTPNGTGNAEKPAETPAGSEEGPIDPLGKYDPPIEITSVRIVNDTFKYPEGDDIGNNVWTRTLQEKLGINVKYDWVVSGDGPGGQGEQKMNVSIASGDLPDFIPVNAKQLKQLVEADLLMDLTDVYDKYASDFTKEIMLQDGPNALASATFGGKLMAIPNTGSAMDGAMMIWIRDDWRKKLNLPVPQTLDDVIAIAEAFTTQDPDGNGQADTIGMSLNKDLYGGYAGIDGFLNAFHAYPRQWIKDDSGKLVFGSVQPEMRQALQKLQEMFKNGLLDREFGVKDQGKAAEFAASGKVGLHFGQMWNPLWPLVDSKKNDPAAEWQSYPLVSADAEPALPRVGLTVGGYYAVLKEAKHPEALLKIINLFTETGWGESTTPDNYAAHFTSDGFEKHKYIPFQTWPARKNLDIHLHITEAMNSGDFSKLNPEEQNNFQQIDAFLKGEAGSEIGWAYNQVFGKEGSFKVINQYVNDGSLLQNEFFGAPTPTMVDKDATLQKMELEVFTKIILGDPIELFDKFVEDWKKLGGDAMTQEVNDWYANK; encoded by the coding sequence ATGAAGCGGAAGAAGGGGAAATACGGACTGTCTGTTGCTCTGATTGCGATTCTTTTATTTGTAAGCGCTTGCTCCGGTGGTGGGGGCGCAGGGGAGCCGGAGGGGGCGGAAGGAACGCCGAACGGAACGGGGAATGCGGAGAAGCCTGCGGAGACGCCGGCCGGGAGCGAGGAGGGACCGATCGATCCGCTCGGGAAATACGATCCCCCGATCGAAATCACGAGCGTTCGGATCGTCAACGATACGTTTAAGTACCCGGAAGGCGACGACATCGGCAATAACGTATGGACGCGCACGCTTCAAGAGAAGCTGGGCATCAACGTGAAATACGACTGGGTCGTCAGCGGCGACGGACCCGGCGGGCAAGGCGAGCAGAAGATGAACGTCTCGATCGCGTCCGGCGATTTGCCGGATTTCATTCCGGTCAACGCTAAGCAGCTGAAGCAGCTGGTCGAAGCGGACCTGCTGATGGATTTGACGGACGTATACGATAAATACGCCTCGGACTTTACGAAGGAAATTATGTTGCAGGACGGGCCGAACGCGCTGGCGTCCGCGACGTTCGGCGGAAAGCTGATGGCTATTCCCAACACCGGCTCCGCGATGGACGGCGCGATGATGATCTGGATCCGGGACGACTGGCGGAAGAAGCTGAACTTGCCGGTGCCGCAGACGCTCGACGACGTGATCGCGATCGCCGAGGCGTTCACGACCCAAGATCCGGACGGCAACGGTCAAGCGGACACGATCGGCATGTCGCTGAATAAAGATTTGTACGGCGGCTACGCGGGCATCGACGGATTTCTGAACGCGTTCCATGCGTATCCGCGGCAATGGATCAAAGACGACAGCGGCAAGCTCGTCTTCGGCAGCGTGCAGCCGGAGATGCGGCAAGCGCTTCAGAAGCTGCAAGAGATGTTCAAGAACGGGCTGCTCGATCGAGAGTTCGGCGTGAAGGATCAAGGGAAGGCGGCGGAATTCGCCGCGTCGGGCAAGGTCGGATTGCACTTCGGGCAAATGTGGAACCCGCTCTGGCCGCTCGTCGACAGCAAGAAGAACGATCCGGCCGCGGAGTGGCAGTCGTACCCGCTCGTATCCGCCGACGCCGAGCCCGCCCTGCCGCGGGTCGGATTGACGGTAGGCGGGTATTACGCGGTGCTGAAGGAAGCGAAGCATCCGGAAGCGCTGCTGAAGATCATTAACCTGTTCACGGAAACGGGCTGGGGCGAATCGACGACGCCGGACAATTACGCGGCGCACTTCACGAGCGACGGCTTCGAGAAGCACAAGTACATTCCGTTCCAAACGTGGCCCGCTCGGAAAAACTTGGATATCCATCTTCACATCACGGAAGCGATGAACAGCGGAGACTTCTCGAAGCTGAACCCCGAGGAGCAGAACAACTTCCAACAGATCGACGCCTTCCTGAAAGGCGAGGCGGGCAGCGAGATCGGCTGGGCGTATAACCAGGTGTTCGGCAAGGAAGGCTCCTTCAAGGTGATCAACCAGTACGTGAACGACGGAAGCCTGCTCCAAAACGAGTTTTTCGGAGCCCCGACGCCGACGATGGTCGACAAGGACGCGACGCTGCAGAAGATGGAGCTCGAAGTGTTCACGAAGATCATTCTGGGCGATCCGATCGAGCTGTTCGACAAGTTCGTCGAGGACTGGAAGAAGCTGGGCGGCGACGCGATGACGCAGGAAGTGAACGACTGGTACGCAAACAAGTAA
- a CDS encoding ABC transporter permease: MLQKIKSPYWPLHLMLLPGVLLVLVFSYGPLFGIVIAFQRFLPAKGFFDSQWIGLDNFRYVLDLPDSSRILWNTVIIAFFKIVVGFIVPVVVSLLLNEVRKEMFKRSIQTMIYLPHFLSWIILGGILIDILSPSSGIVNQFLVWFGIEPIYFLGDNAWFRPVLVLSDVWKEFGFNTIVYLAALTSINPSLYEAAIVDGAGRWKQTLHITLPGMMPIIVLTLTLSLGNVLNAGFDQVFNLYSPQVYETGDIIDTFVYRIGLVDAQYGVATAVGLFKSVVSLVFISASYYLAYRLANYRIF, translated from the coding sequence ATGCTGCAGAAAATAAAATCCCCCTACTGGCCGCTTCACCTCATGCTGCTGCCGGGGGTGCTTCTCGTTCTCGTCTTCAGCTACGGTCCGTTGTTCGGCATCGTCATCGCGTTCCAACGATTTCTCCCGGCCAAGGGCTTCTTCGATTCGCAGTGGATCGGGCTCGACAACTTCCGATACGTGTTGGACTTGCCCGATTCATCAAGAATACTATGGAACACGGTCATCATCGCGTTCTTCAAGATCGTCGTCGGTTTCATCGTCCCGGTCGTCGTCTCGCTGCTCTTGAACGAGGTGCGCAAGGAGATGTTCAAGCGCAGCATCCAGACGATGATCTATTTGCCGCATTTCTTGTCTTGGATCATTCTGGGCGGCATCCTGATCGACATTCTGTCGCCGTCCAGCGGCATCGTGAACCAATTCCTCGTCTGGTTCGGCATCGAGCCGATCTATTTCTTAGGCGACAACGCCTGGTTCCGTCCGGTACTCGTGTTATCCGACGTCTGGAAGGAATTCGGCTTCAATACGATCGTCTACCTCGCGGCGCTTACCAGCATCAATCCCTCGCTGTACGAGGCGGCGATCGTGGACGGGGCGGGGCGATGGAAGCAGACGCTGCATATTACGCTGCCGGGCATGATGCCGATCATCGTCCTCACGTTGACGCTCAGCCTCGGCAACGTGCTGAACGCCGGCTTCGATCAGGTGTTCAACCTGTACAGCCCGCAAGTGTACGAGACGGGGGATATCATCGATACGTTCGTGTATCGGATCGGCCTCGTCGACGCGCAATACGGCGTCGCGACCGCGGTCGGCTTGTTTAAATCGGTCGTTTCGCTCGTCTTCATTTCGGCATCGTATTATTTGGCTTATCGATTGGCGAATTATCGCATTTTCTAA
- a CDS encoding carbohydrate ABC transporter permease gives MVEHLGFGRRLFLGVNYAALAALALLCLLPLIHVLAISFSSSQAATAGLVKLWPVEFTVSSYEFVLAKPAFTQSIGVSLQRVLLGVLVNMLLTVLIAYPLAKEAKKFPYRTAYVWFFVITMLFHGGLIPLYMTVKYTGIMNTLWALVLPNAVPVFNVVLLLNFFRGLPKELEEAAFMDGAGHWTTLWRVMVPLSAPALATITLFATVGHWNAWFDGLIFMNSPDNYPLQSYLQTVVINRDLSLVSSSDLKALAEVSDRTAKAAQIFLGALPILLVYPFLQRFFMKGIVLGSVKE, from the coding sequence ATGGTAGAGCATCTCGGCTTCGGGAGAAGGCTGTTCCTCGGCGTCAACTACGCGGCGTTGGCGGCGCTCGCCTTGTTGTGCCTCCTCCCGCTGATCCATGTGCTGGCGATCTCGTTCAGCTCGAGCCAGGCGGCGACGGCGGGACTCGTGAAGCTGTGGCCGGTCGAATTCACGGTCAGCTCGTACGAATTCGTTCTCGCCAAGCCCGCCTTCACGCAATCGATCGGCGTCTCGCTGCAGCGGGTGTTGCTGGGCGTTCTGGTCAATATGCTGCTTACGGTATTGATCGCCTATCCGCTCGCGAAGGAAGCGAAAAAATTTCCGTACCGCACGGCGTACGTCTGGTTTTTCGTCATTACGATGTTGTTTCACGGCGGACTCATTCCGCTGTACATGACGGTGAAGTATACGGGCATCATGAACACGCTGTGGGCGCTCGTGCTGCCGAACGCCGTCCCGGTATTCAACGTCGTCCTGCTGCTCAACTTCTTCCGGGGATTGCCGAAGGAGCTGGAGGAGGCGGCGTTCATGGACGGCGCCGGCCATTGGACGACGCTGTGGCGCGTCATGGTGCCGTTATCCGCGCCGGCGCTCGCGACCATTACGCTGTTCGCCACCGTCGGCCACTGGAACGCATGGTTCGACGGGCTCATCTTCATGAATTCGCCGGACAATTACCCGCTGCAGAGCTATCTCCAGACGGTCGTCATCAATCGCGACTTATCGCTCGTCTCTTCGTCGGACTTGAAGGCGCTGGCGGAGGTGAGCGATCGGACGGCTAAGGCGGCGCAAATCTTCCTCGGCGCGCTGCCGATCCTGCTCGTATATCCGTTCTTGCAGCGGTTCTTCATGAAGGGGATCGTGCTCGGCAGCGTGAAGGAATGA
- a CDS encoding phytanoyl-CoA dioxygenase family protein — MLTEAQIEEFHRNGFLKGDVVLNDEEVEALRAELDLVMEGKSVKKPVLNHNMLGNNSLYDNMKMTVTERVVQIVNIWMASDAFYQHAANRTICEEIAQLCGTDAVRIWHDQVQYKPPLSGGPTGWHQDHPLWPIIQPADLVSAWVALDDAVIENGCMWMVPGSHKWGNHQKYIGATPDFKPYHKQPELLPEGAVVEAVPFEIKKGQVGYHHCLTWHGSPHNRSQLKRRAIAVHYMPGHTRYEPLANHPMHDYVQVKPGEILAGDHFPTVYEKIS; from the coding sequence ATGTTGACGGAAGCCCAAATCGAGGAATTTCACCGGAACGGTTTTTTGAAAGGAGACGTCGTGCTGAACGACGAGGAAGTCGAAGCGCTTCGCGCGGAGCTCGATCTCGTTATGGAAGGCAAGTCCGTGAAGAAGCCGGTGCTCAACCACAATATGCTGGGAAACAACTCTTTGTACGATAACATGAAGATGACGGTCACCGAGCGCGTCGTGCAGATCGTAAACATCTGGATGGCCAGCGACGCTTTCTATCAGCACGCGGCGAACCGGACGATCTGCGAGGAAATCGCGCAGCTGTGCGGAACGGACGCGGTGCGAATTTGGCACGATCAAGTGCAGTACAAACCGCCGTTATCCGGTGGGCCGACGGGCTGGCATCAGGACCATCCGCTCTGGCCGATCATCCAGCCCGCCGACCTCGTCAGCGCGTGGGTCGCGCTCGACGACGCCGTCATCGAGAACGGCTGCATGTGGATGGTGCCCGGCAGTCACAAGTGGGGCAACCATCAGAAATACATCGGAGCGACGCCGGACTTCAAGCCGTACCACAAGCAGCCGGAGCTGCTCCCCGAGGGCGCCGTCGTCGAAGCCGTTCCTTTCGAGATCAAGAAGGGGCAAGTCGGCTATCACCACTGCCTGACGTGGCACGGCTCGCCGCATAATCGATCGCAGCTGAAGCGGCGCGCCATCGCCGTCCACTACATGCCCGGGCATACCCGGTACGAGCCGCTCGCGAATCATCCGATGCACGATTACGTGCAGGTGAAGCCCGGCGAAATTCTCGCCGGCGACCACTTCCCGACGGTGTACGAGAAAATATCGTAA
- a CDS encoding AraC family transcriptional regulator has product MHEGSVNDMLPVVNFASRDAADAGNYWGPRVIPDYQLFYVASGEARLTVGEEEHRIDPGQFAYFGYDHPHRLQVVRPTEYFSIHFLWNGPSSTPVHPAYGIREVDEAMLRRAGGLHRVECPGFGSVELPHRLSAVGVEPILTRIVKEYRQEQPGYPAMLRAHMTELLMELLRSRMEGGAASRRGRIDVALRAMREQPAKPWTVAELASLCGYHPSYFTLLFSREMGRKPKHFLIHERIKQAKQALLRGEAIDSIAERLGYGSIHYFSNNFKKETGLSPSEFRQRPDRGSDG; this is encoded by the coding sequence ATGCATGAGGGATCGGTGAACGATATGCTGCCGGTCGTAAACTTCGCGAGCAGGGATGCGGCGGACGCGGGAAATTACTGGGGACCGCGCGTGATTCCGGATTATCAGCTGTTCTATGTCGCGTCGGGCGAAGCCCGGCTGACGGTCGGCGAGGAGGAGCACAGGATCGATCCCGGACAATTCGCGTATTTCGGCTATGACCATCCGCATCGGCTGCAAGTCGTTCGGCCGACCGAATATTTCAGCATTCATTTTCTATGGAACGGGCCTTCGTCTACGCCGGTCCATCCCGCCTACGGCATTCGGGAGGTGGACGAGGCGATGCTGCGCCGCGCGGGCGGCCTTCACCGCGTCGAGTGTCCGGGCTTCGGGTCCGTCGAGCTGCCGCATCGGCTGTCCGCCGTCGGCGTCGAGCCGATTCTGACGCGCATCGTGAAGGAATACCGCCAGGAGCAGCCGGGTTATCCGGCGATGCTGCGGGCGCATATGACGGAGCTGCTGATGGAGCTTCTGCGGAGCCGGATGGAGGGGGGCGCGGCGAGTCGTCGCGGCCGGATCGACGTCGCCCTGCGCGCGATGCGGGAGCAGCCGGCGAAGCCGTGGACGGTAGCGGAGCTTGCGAGTCTGTGCGGATACCATCCGAGTTATTTCACGTTGTTGTTCTCGCGGGAGATGGGGCGGAAGCCGAAACATTTCCTCATCCACGAACGGATCAAGCAAGCGAAGCAGGCGCTGCTGCGCGGAGAGGCGATCGATTCGATCGCCGAGCGGCTCGGCTACGGAAGCATCCATTACTTCAGCAACAACTTCAAGAAGGAGACCGGCTTGTCGCCGAGCGAATTCAGACAGCGGCCCGATCGCGGTTCGGACGGTTGA
- a CDS encoding phytanoyl-CoA dioxygenase family protein gives MNDRRVLEQEKIDYYRENGFVQIDDVLSSEEVEELREYLFETMDQSGGRSLQTDKEDGLYYRVLNQRVNTWRDHGGMARFVLGSRFADMGKQLTGFEGIRLFHDHALFKMPKDSKPTPWHQDWPYWPMRETGAFSIWIALDDVDENNGCMMFVPKSQKIKNLKSVSLVSPEDIFAQDGAREVDRNTAAIVRMKAGSCTFHDGLTFHYAHANRLDKPRRALAIIYMADGTTYSGAPHVCTDGLGLAPGDVIKGGLFPKLA, from the coding sequence ATGAACGATCGCCGGGTATTGGAACAGGAGAAGATCGATTATTATCGGGAAAACGGGTTCGTGCAAATCGACGATGTCTTATCGAGCGAAGAAGTCGAGGAGCTGCGCGAGTATTTGTTCGAAACGATGGATCAAAGCGGCGGAAGAAGCTTACAGACGGACAAGGAAGACGGATTGTATTACCGCGTACTCAATCAACGCGTGAATACGTGGCGGGATCACGGGGGGATGGCGCGCTTCGTGCTCGGCTCTCGGTTCGCGGACATGGGCAAGCAGCTAACGGGCTTCGAGGGCATTCGTCTGTTCCATGACCACGCGCTGTTCAAGATGCCGAAGGATTCGAAGCCGACGCCGTGGCATCAGGATTGGCCGTACTGGCCGATGCGGGAGACCGGGGCGTTCTCGATTTGGATCGCGCTCGACGACGTGGACGAGAACAACGGCTGCATGATGTTCGTCCCGAAGTCGCAAAAGATTAAAAATCTAAAGAGCGTAAGCTTGGTCAGTCCCGAGGACATCTTCGCCCAAGACGGCGCCCGGGAGGTCGATCGGAACACGGCGGCGATCGTCCGAATGAAGGCGGGCAGCTGCACGTTCCACGACGGCCTCACGTTCCATTACGCCCACGCCAACCGGCTAGATAAACCGCGTCGCGCGCTCGCGATCATCTACATGGCCGACGGCACGACGTACAGCGGGGCGCCGCACGTATGCACGGACGGCTTGGGCCTGGCGCCGGGCGACGTTATCAAGGGCGGGCTGTTCCCGAAGCTGGCCTAG